A window of Actinobacillus suis ATCC 33415 contains these coding sequences:
- a CDS encoding DNA topoisomerase III, whose protein sequence is MRVFLAEKPSLARAIADVLPKPHTRGDGYIQCGEHDVVTWCIGHLLEQAEPDAYDERFKMWRMEHLPIIPQQWKLVPKKETLKQLQAVEKLVKKADVLVNAGDPDREGQLLVDEVFSYLNVPAEKRDQIQRCLVSDLNPSAVKKAIDKLQNNRDFIPLATSALARARADWLYGINMTRAYTLQGRWAGYQGVLSVGRVQTPVLGLIVRRDLEIEHFVPKDYFEVLAHIVVPETQGRFTAQWQPSKACEDYQDEDGRVLSKSLAENVVKRITDQAALVTDYQDKIETETAPLPYSLSVLQIDAARRYGLSAQVVLDICQKLYETHKLITYPRSDNRYLPNEHYADRFKVMAAIAHHLDEYKEKPEVVNPEIRNRCWNDKKVDAHHAIIPTARQGSVQLTENEKRIYQLIARQYLMQFCPDAEYRKGKIVLDIAGGTFNAQARNLIVAGWKSLLGKEDSDEVLEPLLPVVKKGQQLHCEKGEIVSKKTQPPRHFTDASLLSAMTGIARFVQDKQLKKVLRETDGLGTEATRAGIIELLFKRGFLVKKGRNIHSTEAGRILISALPDEATQPDMTAHWEMQLTDISKKQASYQQFMATLTGKLPELLHTERQKLQNLSRIQPPASYRKRSNFKKNLQTAEK, encoded by the coding sequence TTGAGAGTATTTTTAGCGGAAAAACCAAGTTTAGCAAGGGCAATCGCAGACGTCTTGCCTAAGCCGCATACCCGTGGTGATGGTTATATTCAATGTGGTGAACATGATGTGGTAACTTGGTGTATCGGCCATTTGTTAGAACAAGCTGAGCCGGACGCTTATGATGAGCGTTTTAAAATGTGGCGTATGGAACATTTGCCGATTATTCCGCAACAATGGAAATTAGTGCCCAAAAAAGAAACATTGAAGCAGCTACAAGCGGTCGAAAAATTGGTAAAAAAAGCAGATGTATTGGTAAACGCCGGCGACCCGGACAGAGAAGGGCAGCTGCTCGTTGATGAAGTGTTCAGCTATCTAAATGTACCGGCGGAAAAACGTGACCAGATTCAACGTTGTTTAGTCAGTGATCTCAACCCGAGTGCAGTAAAAAAAGCAATTGATAAATTGCAAAATAATCGTGATTTTATACCGCTTGCAACTTCAGCATTAGCACGTGCAAGGGCGGATTGGCTATACGGCATTAATATGACGCGTGCTTATACTTTACAAGGGCGTTGGGCAGGCTATCAGGGCGTATTATCGGTCGGGCGGGTACAAACTCCAGTATTGGGTTTGATTGTGCGCCGAGATTTGGAAATTGAACATTTTGTACCGAAAGACTATTTTGAAGTATTAGCCCATATCGTTGTACCGGAAACCCAAGGACGTTTTACCGCACAATGGCAACCGAGTAAGGCTTGCGAAGATTATCAAGATGAAGACGGTCGTGTGTTATCCAAAAGTTTGGCGGAAAATGTGGTTAAACGCATTACCGACCAAGCTGCATTGGTAACGGACTATCAGGATAAAATTGAAACCGAAACGGCGCCACTGCCTTACTCATTATCGGTGTTACAAATTGATGCAGCACGTCGTTACGGTTTATCGGCACAGGTAGTGCTGGATATTTGTCAGAAGCTATACGAAACACATAAGTTGATTACTTATCCCCGTTCGGATAACCGTTATTTACCGAATGAGCATTATGCCGACCGTTTTAAGGTAATGGCGGCAATCGCTCATCACTTAGATGAATATAAAGAAAAGCCTGAAGTGGTTAATCCGGAAATCCGTAACCGTTGTTGGAATGATAAAAAGGTTGACGCGCACCATGCCATTATTCCGACCGCTCGCCAAGGCTCGGTACAACTAACTGAAAACGAAAAACGTATTTATCAATTGATTGCCCGTCAATACTTAATGCAATTTTGTCCGGATGCAGAATATCGAAAAGGTAAAATTGTATTGGATATCGCTGGTGGAACATTTAATGCGCAAGCCCGAAACTTAATTGTTGCCGGTTGGAAATCATTACTAGGCAAAGAAGACAGTGATGAAGTACTAGAGCCGTTGTTACCAGTTGTGAAAAAAGGGCAGCAGTTACATTGTGAAAAGGGCGAGATTGTCAGTAAGAAAACTCAGCCGCCTCGTCATTTTACCGATGCAAGTTTATTATCGGCGATGACCGGTATTGCGCGTTTTGTGCAAGATAAACAGCTTAAAAAGGTATTACGTGAAACGGACGGTTTAGGGACGGAAGCTACCCGTGCTGGGATCATCGAATTACTGTTCAAACGAGGATTTTTAGTCAAAAAAGGACGTAATATCCATAGCACGGAAGCAGGTCGAATTTTAATTAGTGCGTTGCCGGATGAAGCAACTCAGCCGGATATGACAGCACATTGGGAAATGCAATTGACCGACATCAGTAAAAAGCAAGCGAGTTATCAGCAATTTATGGCAACGTTAACCGGCAAGCTTCCTGAATTGTTACATACGGAAAGACAGAAATTGCAAAATTTGAGTCGAATCCAACCGCCTGCCTCTTATCGTAAGCGGTCAAATTTTAAGAAAAATTTACAAACTGCTGAAAAATAA
- a CDS encoding alkaline phosphatase: MKLSKIAFIFIAASTFQQSAIAQAEQAQPKSAKNVILLISDGAGINTWKAASYFRHGALGKEVYDKFDVKLFASTYPLNTSTKPTHSLKNSVKFDPKSLWNKDKSAYQHKGNLTNYTSYFSGYEYAQTDFTDSAAAATALASGQKTYNNAINWSNNDTHIKNIGEYVVESGRSLGVISSVQWSHATPAGFLSHNVNRNNYAEIAQEAVKSGRASVIMGAGHPYFDQNGKAIQPKSEKDFRFVGGKETWENLVAGKTDYKLIDSKADFAALAEGKLDFNGKQKILGTVPNNATLQFNRDGVTAGNLLENQPDLATMTLGALNVVSKNDKGFFLMVEGGAVDWAAHANNLPRLVEEQISFNLAVEAAVKWVENNSSWDETLLIVTTDHGNGFLQGPDSNDKFYSEIINQGAGALPLVRWYSDNHTRELVPVFAKGFGAKHFLDIAKPEAGLGTYYKAAPESQFFVDNTDIFRTMLKAFAIKAE, translated from the coding sequence ATGAAGCTATCAAAAATCGCTTTTATTTTTATTGCAGCAAGTACTTTCCAGCAAAGTGCAATCGCACAAGCGGAACAAGCACAACCTAAATCTGCAAAGAATGTGATTTTATTGATCAGTGACGGTGCCGGTATTAATACTTGGAAAGCGGCAAGCTATTTCCGCCATGGAGCATTAGGTAAAGAAGTTTACGATAAATTTGACGTAAAATTATTTGCTTCAACCTATCCGCTTAACACATCAACCAAGCCTACCCATTCACTTAAAAACTCGGTTAAATTCGATCCGAAAAGCCTTTGGAATAAAGATAAATCCGCTTATCAGCACAAAGGTAATCTCACTAACTACACCAGCTATTTCAGTGGGTATGAATATGCCCAAACCGATTTTACCGATAGTGCTGCCGCAGCAACTGCGCTCGCTAGCGGACAAAAAACTTATAATAATGCGATTAACTGGTCGAACAATGATACTCATATAAAAAATATTGGCGAATACGTGGTGGAATCAGGTCGTTCTCTTGGGGTAATCAGCTCGGTACAATGGAGTCACGCGACACCGGCAGGATTCTTATCGCATAATGTAAACCGCAATAATTACGCAGAGATCGCTCAAGAAGCGGTTAAATCCGGACGAGCATCCGTCATTATGGGTGCCGGCCACCCTTATTTCGATCAAAATGGTAAAGCGATTCAGCCTAAATCTGAAAAAGACTTCCGTTTTGTCGGCGGTAAGGAGACTTGGGAAAATTTAGTAGCAGGTAAAACCGATTACAAATTGATTGACAGTAAAGCAGATTTTGCAGCACTTGCTGAAGGTAAATTAGATTTTAACGGTAAACAAAAAATTCTCGGTACAGTACCGAATAATGCTACATTACAATTTAATCGAGACGGGGTCACTGCGGGAAATTTACTTGAAAATCAACCGGACTTAGCCACTATGACTCTTGGTGCATTAAATGTGGTCAGTAAGAATGATAAAGGCTTCTTCTTAATGGTGGAAGGCGGTGCGGTGGACTGGGCGGCACACGCTAATAATCTGCCTCGTTTAGTCGAAGAGCAAATCAGTTTTAACCTTGCTGTCGAAGCAGCTGTTAAGTGGGTTGAGAACAATAGCTCTTGGGATGAGACGTTATTAATTGTAACCACCGACCATGGTAACGGCTTCTTACAAGGTCCCGACTCAAATGACAAATTCTACTCTGAAATCATTAATCAAGGTGCAGGCGCACTACCGCTGGTACGCTGGTATTCAGATAATCACACCAGAGAATTGGTCCCGGTATTTGCTAAAGGTTTTGGTGCGAAACACTTCCTTGATATCGCAAAACCGGAAGCCGGTTTAGGTACGTACTATAAAGCTGCGCCGGAAAGCCAATTCTTTGTCGATAACACGGATATTTTCCGTACCATGCTCAAAGCTTTTGCGATTAAAGCGGAATAA
- the secG gene encoding preprotein translocase subunit SecG: MLNVLTIIYLVVAIALIGFILMQQGKGADAGASFGAGAAGTVFGSAGSANFLSRTTAILAVIFFGISLLIGNLNSHQVAPKSQFEDLSGVQQKVEQPAKVETQNNDIPQ, encoded by the coding sequence ATGTTAAACGTACTAACAATTATTTATCTCGTTGTTGCAATTGCATTAATTGGTTTTATTTTAATGCAGCAAGGTAAAGGCGCTGATGCCGGTGCTTCTTTTGGAGCAGGCGCTGCCGGAACTGTTTTCGGTTCAGCAGGTTCAGCAAACTTCTTATCAAGAACGACAGCGATTTTAGCAGTTATCTTTTTTGGTATTAGCTTACTTATTGGTAATTTGAATTCACACCAAGTAGCACCAAAAAGTCAATTCGAAGATTTAAGCGGTGTGCAACAAAAGGTTGAACAGCCTGCAAAAGTAGAAACCCAAAATAACGATATTCCTCAATAG